A portion of the Francisella uliginis genome contains these proteins:
- a CDS encoding SOUL family heme-binding protein: MLKKSLSVVSALALSSCSVLGINDTPQAKYTNIKKDNNFSVRVYAPLTEAQVTVQESNYKSAVNKGFGYLFKYITGANIAKQNIQMTAPVKIEQSSEKIQMTAPVMIKGDDKNWTIAFVLPAKYTLENAPKPTNDRVKLVEKPETKMAVITFSGFLDKDSIDSNTSKLKTWIKSNNYQAIGQAEAAGYNPPWTIPFLRTNEIMIPVK, translated from the coding sequence ATGTTAAAAAAATCTCTTTCAGTAGTCTCAGCTCTAGCGTTATCATCTTGTAGTGTTTTAGGGATAAATGACACTCCTCAAGCAAAATACACAAATATTAAAAAAGACAATAATTTCTCAGTTAGAGTTTATGCACCTCTTACAGAAGCTCAAGTTACAGTTCAAGAATCAAATTACAAATCAGCTGTAAATAAAGGTTTTGGCTATCTATTTAAATATATAACTGGTGCAAATATTGCTAAGCAGAATATTCAAATGACTGCCCCTGTTAAAATAGAACAATCATCAGAAAAAATACAAATGACCGCTCCTGTAATGATAAAAGGTGATGATAAGAATTGGACTATAGCTTTTGTACTACCAGCTAAATATACTCTAGAAAACGCACCAAAACCAACCAACGACAGAGTAAAACTTGTTGAAAAACCAGAAACAAAAATGGCCGTAATTACATTTAGTGGTTTCTTGGATAAGGATTCTATAGATTCTAACACTAGCAAACTTAAAACATGGATAAAATCTAATAACTATCAAGCTATTGGTCAAGCAGAAGCTGCAGGCTATAATCCTCCTTGGACCATTCCATTCTTACGTACTAATGAGATTATGATACCTGTGAAATAA